AGCGAAGGTACAGGCGTCGGTGACGTCCTCGGGGCTCAGCGCGTCGAGCCTGCCGCCGAGGTGTCCGAGGGCGGCAAGGCGGTGCAGCAGGCCCGCGGTGAAGGAGTCCCCGGCCCCCACGATGTCCACTACGTCCACGGCCGGGGTCGGGACGGTGACGCGGCGGCCGTCGAGGGAGGCGAGGGCGTCCCGCCCGCCGAAGGTGATAACGACGAGGCGCGCACCGGCGGCGTGCCAGGTGTCGCACGCCTCCTCGGGGCTGACGCCGGGCAGGAGCAACGCGAGGTCGTCCTCGCTGAGGCGAAGGATGTCGGCGAGGGCGCACCAGTGGGGGAGCCGTTCGCGGTAGGCGGTGGGCGGTACGAGCAGGGGGGCGGACGTTGGGGTCGATGGACACGGTGACGTGCTCGCGGGCCTCGGCAAGGTGGTCCTCGATGCGAGTGCCGCCGGGTTGGCTCATCAGGGCCAGGGAGCCGGTGTGCAGGCAGGCCGCGCTGTCCGACCCGGTGGCGGCGAGTTCTTCGTCGGTCCACGGCCAGTCGGCCGCGCTGTCGGCGTAGAAGGTGTACGTGGCCTCGCCGGTCCAGTCGAGGTCGGCGACGGCGAGGATGCTGGGCTCGGGGGCGGTCACGCTGCCGGTCAGGTCGACGCCGGAGGCGCTGAGGCGGGCACGGAAGAGGATGCCGAAAACATCCGTGGAGAAGCGCCCGAGGAAGCGGGTGGGGGTGCCGAGCCGGGCGAGAGCGAGGGCGGTGTTGGCGGGGCCGCCACCGGGCAGGGCCCGCCGCACGAGCTCCTCGGAGCCGGACCGGACGGCGTCGGTGAAGGCGTTGGCGACGCACTCGCCGAGAACGGTGACACTGACGGGGGCCTGGGGTCGGGCGATGGTGACTGTCTGCCTCTCTCAGGAAGAGTGCGGGCGCGAGGGTCCCGGGATCGGTGGCCTGATGCAGTCCTTGCACAGGTATTGACATGCCGCTCAAGACGGACGTAACTTCCCTGCCACAAGGAAGTAACGCGCGTTATTAAAGCGCGAAACCGGAGGCGTTGTCTCGCCCTCGGCTGGCCGAAAGGGACTGGAAGTGGCCACGAACAAGTCGCATCGCGTGACCATGAGCGATGTGGCCCGCCATGCGGGTGTCTCGCGGACCACGGTCTCCTTCGTCCTCAACGACAAGCCCGGCGCCGCCATCCCCGAGGAGACCCGTCGGCGGATCCTGGAGGCGATCGACGAGCTCGGCTACCGGCCCAACGCCGGGGCGCGGGCGCTGGCCGCGAACCGCAGCGGGTGGTTCGGGCTGATCACCGAGATCGTGACCGGCCCGTTCGCGGGCGAGGTGATCACGGGCGCGCAGAGCCGCGCCTGGGGTGACCGGAGGTTCCTGCTGATCGCCGCGAGCGACGGCGACCCCGCCCAGGAGGCCGCCGCGCTCGACCAGATGCTGGAGCACCGCGTGGAAGGGCTGCTGTACGCCACGACCTGGCACCGCGCCGTCACGCTCCCCAAGGCCGCCCGGGAGGTGCCGACGGTGCTCGTCAACTGCTACGACGTGGAAGGGGAGCTGCCGTGCATCCTGCCCGACGAGGTGTCGGGCGGATACAAGGCGACCCGCCGACTCCTGGACGCCGGTCACACCCGCATCGGGCTCATCAACCTCGACCCGACGATCCCGGCCGCCATCGGCAGGCGCGAAGGGTACGAACGTGCCCTGCGCGAGGCCGGGATCACACCCGCCCCCTCCCTCGTCGTCCCCGGCTGGGCGACCGCCGACAGCGCCTACACCGCCGCCTGCGAACTGCTGGACCGCCCGGCCGGCGACCGGCCGACCGCGCTGTTCTGCGGCAACGACCGGATGGCCATGGGCGCGTACGACGCGATCAAGGAACGTGGGCTGCGCATCCCGCACGACGTGGCCGTGGTGGGGTTCGACAACCAGGAACTCATCGCCGCCTATCTGCGGCCGAAACTGACGACGCTCGCCCTGCCCTTCGAGGCCATGGGCACCAAGGGCATCGACATGCTCGCCGCTCTCGCAGCGGGGCAGCCGCTCGACACCCATCAGGTGACGATCGACTGCCCGCTGCTCGAACGCTCGTCGGTCTGACTGCGAATCAGTTCGCCGAGTAATCCCATCCCGTCTTCGTCCTGTGTGTTGAAGAGAGGAAAAGAGTCCCCATTATGGCACCCTCCCGCATACCTTCACGGCGGCTTCGGCCCGCCCTGAGAGCAGTCACCGCGACCGCCGCCGCAGCCCTGGTCCTGTCTGCCTGTACGGGTGGCTCGGGCGCCGCCGGCGCCGG
This portion of the Streptomyces canus genome encodes:
- a CDS encoding LacI family DNA-binding transcriptional regulator — protein: MSDVARHAGVSRTTVSFVLNDKPGAAIPEETRRRILEAIDELGYRPNAGARALAANRSGWFGLITEIVTGPFAGEVITGAQSRAWGDRRFLLIAASDGDPAQEAAALDQMLEHRVEGLLYATTWHRAVTLPKAAREVPTVLVNCYDVEGELPCILPDEVSGGYKATRRLLDAGHTRIGLINLDPTIPAAIGRREGYERALREAGITPAPSLVVPGWATADSAYTAACELLDRPAGDRPTALFCGNDRMAMGAYDAIKERGLRIPHDVAVVGFDNQELIAAYLRPKLTTLALPFEAMGTKGIDMLAALAAGQPLDTHQVTIDCPLLERSSV